A genomic window from Sphingobacteriales bacterium includes:
- a CDS encoding acyl-CoA thioesterase, with protein MKNTDFLNQVKFPFPVRQQVLWGDMDAFKHVNNVIYFRYFETARVEFFNKTNLWQTYIDENIRIVVGKLECNYIREIIHPAEIEISVGIKKIGNSSLTVHHIVMYNGAIAAHGEGVIVATSPVTGKSTPWTDKLNSEFTKWL; from the coding sequence ATGAAAAATACAGACTTTCTAAATCAGGTAAAGTTCCCGTTTCCGGTCAGGCAACAGGTATTGTGGGGTGACATGGATGCCTTTAAGCATGTCAATAACGTAATTTACTTCCGCTATTTTGAAACCGCCAGGGTGGAATTTTTCAACAAAACCAATCTTTGGCAAACCTATATCGACGAGAATATCCGAATAGTGGTAGGAAAATTAGAATGTAATTATATCCGGGAAATCATCCATCCTGCCGAAATAGAAATTTCAGTAGGCATCAAAAAGATCGGCAATTCCAGCCTGACCGTTCATCACATCGTAATGTACAATGGAGCCATAGCAGCACATGGTGAAGGTGTCATAGTGGCTACCAGTCCTGTCACCGGGAAATCAACACCGTGGACAGATAAATTAAATAGTGAATTTACAAAATGGCTGTAG
- a CDS encoding ribonuclease N — MRFWNLHIRSLLKSSLLWVIFCLFFSGFISGCSQLSRFDYDAVYKAGYLDGYNAAKKEFAPTVISSPTVPEVIEEKGSKKQTAETDTFIPSKVLQVLGFVRTKNKAPIGYEGGRRFGNYEKLLPERDAAGNVISYREWDVNPRTDGKNRGAQRLVTGSDGRAWYTSDHYNSFREVK; from the coding sequence ATGCGTTTTTGGAATCTACATATCCGCTCTCTATTGAAGTCATCGCTGCTGTGGGTAATTTTCTGTTTGTTTTTTTCAGGTTTCATTTCCGGATGCAGCCAGCTATCCAGATTTGATTATGATGCCGTTTACAAGGCAGGTTATCTGGATGGCTACAATGCCGCTAAAAAAGAATTTGCGCCAACGGTTATTTCATCACCAACGGTTCCGGAGGTAATCGAAGAGAAGGGAAGTAAAAAACAAACGGCAGAAACAGATACATTCATACCTTCAAAAGTTTTGCAAGTGCTGGGTTTTGTTCGAACAAAAAATAAGGCGCCGATAGGATATGAAGGTGGCAGACGTTTCGGGAACTATGAGAAACTGCTGCCGGAACGCGATGCTGCCGGTAATGTCATCAGCTACAGGGAATGGGACGTCAATCCGAGAACAGACGGGAAAAACAGAGGTGCCCAGCGGCTCGTAACCGGCAGTGACGGCAGGGCATGGTACACAAGCGATCATTATAATTCATTTAGAGAAGTGAAATAA
- a CDS encoding S41 family peptidase: MNQQKAFYPLLFAVILASGIYLGYKIQDRNTARYKVFFNSEAGSKLDNILRLIDAKYVDTVDQQKLYEDAITKMLEDLDPHSVYLPPMEMKHEAEIMEGNFEGIGIEFSILRDTVHVLSPISGGPAEQVGVSAGDKILKINDSSFVGKNVTNESVMKNLKGPKGSQVKVTMMKSGTKKAISYTIKRDKIPLYSVDAGFMIDRQTGYIKINRFAKNTYEEFMVKLDTLVNRGMKRLILDLRQNPGGFMEPAIAIADEFLDGDKTIVYTEGRTMPKTYEKARTSGLFENGNLVVLIDEGSASASEIVSGAVQDWDRGIIIGRRSFGKGLVQQEYPLGDGSSVRLTVAKYFTPSGRSIQRPYEDNVNAYYEDISKRFKDGEVFNQDSIKQNGKLIYKTLLKGRKVFGGGGITPDIFVPLDTSMINPFVSEVFGLNLLQEFSYNYYNEHKAAFNAFANLETFKNNFKIDNNFYSSFTAYCFSHGANKESAVYAEQSRVYLSNKLKAFIAKQKWKSDGFYSVSAQDDKMVQRALQELK, from the coding sequence ATGAATCAACAGAAAGCATTTTATCCGTTGTTATTTGCCGTTATATTAGCTTCAGGAATCTATTTAGGGTATAAAATCCAGGACAGAAACACTGCCCGATACAAAGTTTTTTTTAATTCTGAAGCCGGCTCTAAACTGGATAATATCCTCCGGCTGATAGATGCCAAATATGTGGATACGGTGGACCAGCAAAAACTGTATGAAGATGCCATCACTAAAATGCTGGAAGACCTGGATCCGCACAGTGTGTACCTGCCTCCCATGGAAATGAAACACGAGGCGGAAATCATGGAAGGGAATTTTGAGGGAATCGGAATCGAATTTTCCATCTTACGTGATACCGTACATGTCTTAAGCCCTATCAGCGGCGGGCCTGCCGAACAGGTCGGAGTTTCGGCCGGGGATAAAATCTTAAAGATAAATGACTCCTCCTTTGTTGGAAAAAACGTGACCAACGAATCCGTGATGAAAAATTTAAAAGGTCCTAAAGGCAGCCAAGTGAAAGTCACCATGATGAAAAGCGGCACTAAGAAAGCGATTTCCTATACCATCAAAAGGGATAAGATTCCATTATACAGCGTGGATGCCGGCTTTATGATTGACCGTCAGACCGGATACATTAAAATCAACCGTTTTGCCAAGAATACCTATGAGGAATTCATGGTAAAACTGGACACCCTGGTGAACAGGGGAATGAAACGATTGATTCTGGACCTGCGTCAGAATCCGGGCGGATTTATGGAACCTGCCATCGCCATTGCCGATGAATTTCTAGACGGAGACAAGACGATCGTTTACACAGAAGGCCGAACCATGCCCAAGACATACGAAAAAGCCCGAACATCCGGACTTTTTGAGAACGGCAATCTAGTGGTATTAATTGACGAAGGTTCGGCATCCGCCAGTGAAATCGTCAGCGGTGCCGTCCAGGACTGGGACAGAGGCATCATCATCGGCAGACGTTCTTTTGGTAAAGGGCTGGTGCAGCAGGAATACCCGCTGGGAGACGGCAGCTCGGTAAGGCTGACCGTTGCGAAATATTTTACACCCAGCGGCAGAAGCATACAGCGTCCTTATGAAGATAATGTGAATGCCTATTACGAAGACATCTCCAAACGATTCAAAGACGGAGAAGTATTCAATCAGGACAGTATCAAGCAAAACGGTAAACTGATTTATAAAACCCTGTTAAAAGGCCGTAAAGTGTTCGGCGGCGGAGGTATCACTCCGGATATTTTTGTACCACTCGACACCAGCATGATCAACCCATTCGTATCGGAGGTTTTCGGTTTGAATCTGCTGCAGGAATTTTCCTACAATTATTACAATGAGCATAAAGCTGCATTTAATGCCTTTGCCAATTTAGAGACGTTCAAGAATAATTTCAAGATAGACAACAATTTCTACAGCTCCTTTACAGCATACTGTTTCAGTCATGGAGCGAATAAAGAATCGGCTGTGTACGCAGAGCAATCAAGGGTTTATTTAAGCAATAAGTTAAAAGCATTTATCGCTAAACAAAAATGGAAAAGCGATGGATTTTACAGTGTCTCAGCTCAAGATGACAAGATGGTGCAGCGTGCCCTGCAGGAACTGAAGTAA
- the fsa gene encoding fructose-6-phosphate aldolase: MKFFVDTANLAQIKEAADLGILDGCTTNPSLMAKEGIIGEKNVWNHYKKICEIVDGDVSAEVISTDYKGMVEEGKKLARLHKNIVVKVPMIREGVKAIKYFSDQGIKTNCTLVFSSGQALLAAKAGATYLSPFVGRLDDINLDGMELIHQIRHIYDNYQFKTQILAASVRSSLHIVKCAEAGADVVTCPLSSIVGLFHHPLTDKGLAQFLADHAKANKK; the protein is encoded by the coding sequence ATGAAATTTTTTGTTGACACCGCCAATTTAGCTCAGATTAAAGAAGCAGCAGACTTGGGTATTCTGGATGGCTGCACGACTAATCCTTCATTGATGGCTAAGGAAGGCATTATCGGGGAGAAAAATGTATGGAATCACTACAAAAAAATCTGTGAGATTGTGGATGGGGATGTGAGTGCGGAAGTGATTTCCACGGATTATAAAGGTATGGTGGAAGAAGGGAAAAAATTGGCCAGACTGCATAAAAACATTGTGGTGAAAGTCCCCATGATTCGCGAAGGGGTGAAAGCTATCAAGTATTTCTCGGATCAGGGTATCAAAACAAACTGTACACTGGTCTTTTCATCCGGACAGGCATTGCTGGCAGCCAAAGCGGGTGCTACCTACCTGAGTCCTTTTGTCGGAAGGCTGGATGATATCAATCTGGATGGCATGGAACTGATACACCAGATTCGGCATATCTATGATAATTATCAATTCAAAACACAAATATTGGCTGCTTCTGTACGAAGTTCATTGCATATCGTAAAATGTGCAGAAGCCGGCGCCGATGTGGTAACCTGTCCGTTGAGTTCTATCGTCGGGCTGTTCCACCATCCGCTGACGGATAAGGGACTTGCCCAGTTCCTGGCTGACCATGCCAAGGCAAACAAGAAGTAG
- a CDS encoding barstar family protein, with product MQTFKNNLVVNGIFLGFIDGEKCSVLPYFYDEIAKALNFPDYFSPNFDSLDECLNDLSWIGQNNIQLLIFNYEDLLFDEKYNLEVINNIFANAISELEEKGRHFSVFTQQY from the coding sequence ATGCAGACATTTAAAAATAATCTGGTTGTAAACGGTATTTTCCTCGGATTTATTGACGGAGAGAAATGTTCCGTATTGCCTTACTTTTACGATGAAATAGCAAAGGCTTTGAATTTTCCGGATTACTTTTCACCCAATTTCGATTCACTGGATGAATGCCTGAATGATTTGTCCTGGATTGGACAAAATAATATTCAGCTACTCATCTTTAATTATGAAGATTTATTGTTTGATGAGAAGTACAACCTGGAAGTCATCAATAATATATTTGCCAATGCCATCAGTGAACTGGAAGAAAAAGGCCGGCATTTCTCCGTGTTTACACAGCAATATTAA
- the secDF gene encoding protein translocase subunit SecDF: protein MGKGTRTALVILTALVVLICIYCLSFTFKVNSIEKNAVALAEKNISMQDPALRYPGNQLSQFLYEDSIHQNRVSYKNRYLDSISNEKVYLWNTYKACKEQQLNLGLDLQGGMSVVLQVSLTELLQSLSDNSRDPKFRQALTLAEQRMITSNDDYVTLFIRAFKELKPNDKLSTVFATRNNKDDINFESSDNDVEKFIRKQSTDAINRTYSIIQSRIDQFGTKQPTVTLEPNRGRITVEIAGVDNPARVRRLLQATANLEFWETYKATEIAKSINDANTALKAYLDTQKDLGKDSSVQSKAKNLLDEDSDATDSASVNPLSGAKNVQKDTSKAKQMEDFRNENPLFAVLQPAVDEQNRFQESPVIGYVSALDTATLTEYLNNPAVRTAFPKDAEFLLSAKPFGDKQKFYSIYVIKKNTNSGNAPLDGSVVTQARQDYDQNGQVVVSMQMNTLGGKTWRDLTRKNVGSHIAIVLDNQVYSAPVVNGEIDGGNSQISGGFDVQEAVDLANVLKTGKLPASARIIEEELVGPSLGKQSINAGLISMMASFLLVVVFMVFFYSSAGVVANLVLLLNLFMIIGLMAGFSSTLTLPGIAGIVLTLGMAVDANVIIYERVKEELREGKSLLISVEEGFKHSLSAILDGNITTFLTAAILFFVGLGPVKGFAVTLMIGIGTTLFTAVLLTKIIVDKRMEKGKSLNYFTPFTKNFLQGKNYDFIGTRKITYAISTVFIIIGLISFFTKGFELGIDFKGGREYKVRFEKGVNTNEVREALNATLGNGTVVKQFGSANQVKITTSYLIKKTGKEVDGQVEAAVYKGLNKFIPNTSLETFKRVNLMSFTKVDPTITGDFKRSSLLATVLSLVIIFIYILIRFRRYGYSIGAIVATAHDAFVVLALFSILHGILPFALEIDQTFIAAILTVIGYSLNDTVIIFDRLREYLKLRPNAVMKDTMNAAINSTLSRTFNTAFTVFIVVFILFLFGGSVLKGFSFAMLIGVVVGIYSSVFIASPIMYDLDRDHDKYVAAETKKKK from the coding sequence ATGGGTAAAGGAACAAGAACGGCGCTCGTTATTTTAACGGCATTAGTGGTACTGATTTGCATTTATTGCTTGTCATTCACATTTAAAGTAAATTCCATTGAGAAAAATGCAGTGGCATTGGCAGAGAAAAACATCTCCATGCAGGATCCTGCCCTGCGATATCCCGGAAACCAGCTGTCACAGTTTTTATATGAAGACTCCATACACCAAAACAGGGTATCCTATAAGAACAGGTATCTGGACTCCATTTCAAATGAAAAAGTATACCTGTGGAATACCTATAAGGCGTGCAAGGAACAACAGCTTAATTTAGGACTGGACTTACAAGGCGGTATGAGTGTGGTATTGCAGGTTTCCTTAACGGAGTTACTGCAATCCCTGTCCGATAACAGCCGCGACCCTAAATTCAGACAAGCGCTTACACTGGCTGAACAACGTATGATTACCAGCAATGATGATTATGTTACCCTGTTTATCCGGGCTTTTAAAGAATTAAAACCAAATGACAAGCTGTCCACGGTATTTGCAACCCGAAACAACAAAGATGACATCAATTTTGAAAGTTCAGACAATGATGTGGAGAAATTTATCCGCAAACAGTCCACCGATGCGATTAACAGGACCTACAGCATCATACAGTCCCGTATTGACCAGTTTGGCACCAAACAGCCGACTGTAACACTGGAGCCCAACAGAGGAAGGATTACGGTGGAAATAGCCGGTGTCGATAATCCGGCACGTGTCAGAAGACTGTTGCAGGCTACCGCCAACCTGGAGTTTTGGGAAACCTACAAGGCAACTGAAATCGCCAAATCCATCAATGATGCCAATACGGCCTTAAAGGCCTATCTGGATACTCAGAAAGATTTAGGAAAAGATTCATCGGTACAATCGAAAGCAAAAAATCTGCTGGATGAAGACAGTGATGCAACAGATTCTGCTTCTGTGAATCCATTAAGCGGCGCTAAAAATGTGCAGAAAGATACTTCCAAAGCAAAGCAAATGGAAGATTTCAGAAATGAGAATCCATTATTTGCAGTGCTGCAGCCTGCGGTGGACGAACAAAACAGATTTCAGGAGTCCCCCGTAATCGGCTATGTCAGCGCCTTAGATACGGCAACGCTAACAGAATACCTGAACAATCCCGCTGTAAGAACTGCATTTCCAAAGGATGCAGAGTTTTTACTTTCTGCAAAACCTTTCGGCGACAAGCAGAAATTCTATTCCATTTATGTTATCAAGAAAAACACCAACAGCGGAAATGCTCCGTTAGATGGCAGTGTTGTGACACAAGCCCGTCAGGATTATGACCAAAACGGACAGGTGGTGGTCAGTATGCAGATGAATACCTTAGGCGGAAAAACGTGGAGAGACCTGACACGTAAAAATGTAGGCAGTCACATCGCCATTGTTTTAGACAATCAGGTATATTCCGCACCTGTGGTAAACGGGGAAATTGATGGCGGTAACTCACAAATCAGCGGCGGATTTGACGTACAGGAAGCCGTAGACCTGGCAAACGTATTAAAGACAGGTAAACTTCCGGCATCCGCAAGAATCATTGAAGAGGAACTGGTAGGACCGTCACTTGGAAAACAATCCATCAATGCCGGATTAATCTCCATGATGGCCAGTTTCCTGTTGGTGGTGGTATTTATGGTTTTCTTCTATTCTTCCGCAGGAGTAGTTGCCAATCTGGTCTTGCTTCTGAACTTATTTATGATTATCGGACTGATGGCCGGATTCAGTTCCACGCTGACATTGCCCGGTATAGCAGGTATCGTATTAACCCTCGGTATGGCGGTCGATGCGAACGTAATCATATATGAACGCGTCAAAGAAGAACTGAGGGAAGGTAAAAGTTTGCTGATTTCGGTAGAGGAAGGATTTAAACACTCCCTGTCTGCCATATTAGACGGTAACATCACCACATTCCTAACAGCCGCCATCCTGTTCTTTGTCGGCCTTGGACCTGTTAAAGGATTTGCGGTAACCTTAATGATTGGTATCGGAACCACCTTATTTACGGCTGTATTGCTGACAAAAATAATTGTTGACAAACGCATGGAAAAAGGCAAGTCACTGAATTACTTCACCCCATTTACCAAAAACTTTCTTCAGGGAAAGAACTATGATTTTATAGGAACGCGAAAAATCACCTATGCCATTTCCACCGTCTTCATCATTATCGGCCTTATATCCTTTTTTACGAAAGGATTTGAACTGGGCATCGATTTTAAAGGTGGCCGGGAGTACAAAGTTCGTTTTGAGAAGGGAGTCAACACCAATGAGGTTCGGGAAGCATTAAATGCAACGCTAGGCAATGGAACGGTCGTTAAACAATTCGGGTCCGCCAATCAGGTTAAGATCACCACCTCCTACCTGATTAAAAAAACAGGCAAAGAAGTAGACGGGCAGGTGGAAGCTGCCGTATATAAGGGGCTGAATAAATTCATTCCCAATACATCGCTGGAGACTTTTAAACGGGTGAACCTGATGAGTTTCACAAAAGTGGATCCAACCATAACAGGAGACTTTAAGAGAAGCTCCCTTTTAGCCACTGTCTTATCCCTGGTCATCATTTTTATCTATATCTTAATCCGATTCCGAAGATATGGTTACTCGATAGGTGCAATTGTTGCTACGGCACATGACGCATTCGTTGTACTGGCATTGTTCTCCATTTTGCACGGCATCCTGCCCTTTGCACTGGAAATTGACCAGACATTCATAGCGGCGATCCTTACGGTTATCGGTTATTCTTTGAATGATACGGTTATCATCTTCGACAGATTACGGGAATACCTAAAATTACGTCCGAATGCGGTCATGAAAGATACCATGAACGCTGCTATCAACAGCACCTTATCCCGAACATTCAATACAGCCTTTACCGTATTTATTGTGGTATTCATCCTATTCCTGTTCGGAGGCTCCGTGCTGAAAGGGTTCTCCTTTGCAATGCTGATCGGAGTGGTAGTGGGTATTTATTCATCTGTTTTCATCGCTTCACCCATCATGTATGACCTGGACAGAGACCACGACAAATATGTTGCTGCCGAAACAAAAAAGAAAAAATAA